The Malus domestica chromosome 13, GDT2T_hap1 genome includes a window with the following:
- the LOC103423801 gene encoding isopentenyl phosphate kinase isoform X1: MEETNTNDLQSASVSLTKPIRCIVKLGGAAVTCKNELETINEANLKMVSSQLRQSMATGSPSGEVLGMDWSKQPGESEISSAILDFEHRPVADPCPFIVVHGAGSFGHFQASKSGVHKGGLYQPLVKAGFVATRISVTKLNLEIVRALAREGIPSIGMSPFSCGWSTRERNIASADLSAVSKAIESGLVPVLHGDAVLDELLDCTILSGDVIISHLAAHLKPDFVVFLTDVFGVYDRPPSEPNAVLLREIAVAKDGSWSIVSPTLENMNKQVETEAAAHDTTGGMLTKISEAAAIAKLGIDVYIVKAATTHALRALNGELKGSIPDDWLGTAIRFSNE; this comes from the exons ATGGAGGAGACCAACACAAATGATCTCCAAAGCGCTTCTGTCAGCCTCACGAAACCGATTCGCTGCATCGTCAAACTCG GAGGTGCAGCAGTTACTTGCAAGAACGAATTAGAGACAATAAATGAAGCAAATCTCAAGATGGTTTCGTCGCAGCTGAGGCAATCAATGGCTACGGGGTCGCCTTCTGGGGAGGTGCTTGGGATGGATTGGAGCAAGCAACCTGGAGAATCAGAAATTTCATCTGCCATACTTGATTTTGAACATCGGCCAGTTGCGGACCCCTGCCCCTTTATAGTTGTTCATGGAGCAG GTTCTTTTGGGCATTTTCAAGCTAGTAAATCGGGCGTTCATAAAGGTGGGTTGTACCAACCCCTTGTCAAGGCTGGTTTTGTTGCCACACGCATCTCC GTTACAAAGCTCAATCTAGAAATTGTTAGAGCGTTAGCCAGAG AGGGTATCCCTTCCATTGGAATGTCTCCATTTTCATGTGGATGGTCGACCCGTGAAAGAAAT ATAGCTTCAGCTGATTTGTCTGCAGTGTCCAAGGCTATCGAATCTGGTTTAGTACCT GTTTTGCATGGAGATGCTGTGCTCGATGAGTTACTG GACTGTACCATATTGAGTGGAGATGTCATCATTAGTCACCTTGCAGCGCACTTGAAGCCTGACTTTGTTGTTTTTCTC ACTGATGTTTTTGGGGTTTATGACCGTCCACCGTCGGAACCAAATGCAGTACTCTTGAGAGAAATCG CTGTGGCTAAAGATGGGAGCTGGTCGATCGTGAGCCCAACACTTGAGAACATGAATAAGCAAG TTGAGACAGAAGCAGCAGCCCATGATACAACAGGCGGAATGCTGACCAAGATATCGGAAGCTGCCGCGATTGCAAAACTCGGAATCGATGTGTACATTGTGAAGGCAGCAACAACCCATGCTTTGAGGGCATTGAATGGAGAGTTGAAAGGCAGCATTCCAGATGACTGGCTTGGAACGGCAATCCGGTTTTCGAATGAATGA
- the LOC103423800 gene encoding eukaryotic translation initiation factor 5A-2, whose translation MSDEEHHFESKADAGASKTYPQQAGTIRKNGYIVIKGRPCKVVEVSTSKTGKHGHAKCHFVGIDIFTAKKLEDIVPSSHNCDVPHVNRTDYQLIDISEDGFVSLLTENGNTKDDLRLPTDDNLLTQIKDGFAEGKDLVVSVMSAMGEEQICALKDIGPK comes from the exons ATGTCGGACGAGGAGCATCACTTTGAATCGAAGGCCGACGCCGGAGCTTCCAAGACCTACCCTCAGCAGGCCGGTACTATCCGCAAGAACGGTTACATTGTCATCAAGGGCAGGCCATGCAAG GTTGTGGAAGTTTCCACCTCCAAGACTGGAAAGCACGGTCATGCCAAGTGCCACTTTGTCGGTATCGACATCTTCACTGCCAAGAAGCTTGAGGATATTGTTCCATCTTCCCACAATTGTGAT GTTCCACATGTCAACCGTACTGACTACCAGCTGATCGATATCTCTGAGGATGGATTT GTGAGTCTGCTGACTGAGAATGGTAACACCAAGGACGACCTGAGACTTCCAACCGATGACAATCTGCTTACGCAG ATCAAGGATGGGTTTGCAGAGGGGAAGGATCTGGTTGTTTCTGTCATGTCTGCTATGGGAGAGGAGCAGATTTGCGCCCTGAAGGACATCGGTCCCAAATAG
- the LOC103423801 gene encoding isopentenyl phosphate kinase isoform X2: protein MVSSQLRQSMATGSPSGEVLGMDWSKQPGESEISSAILDFEHRPVADPCPFIVVHGAGSFGHFQASKSGVHKGGLYQPLVKAGFVATRISVTKLNLEIVRALAREGIPSIGMSPFSCGWSTRERNIASADLSAVSKAIESGLVPVLHGDAVLDELLDCTILSGDVIISHLAAHLKPDFVVFLTDVFGVYDRPPSEPNAVLLREIAVAKDGSWSIVSPTLENMNKQVETEAAAHDTTGGMLTKISEAAAIAKLGIDVYIVKAATTHALRALNGELKGSIPDDWLGTAIRFSNE, encoded by the exons ATGGTTTCGTCGCAGCTGAGGCAATCAATGGCTACGGGGTCGCCTTCTGGGGAGGTGCTTGGGATGGATTGGAGCAAGCAACCTGGAGAATCAGAAATTTCATCTGCCATACTTGATTTTGAACATCGGCCAGTTGCGGACCCCTGCCCCTTTATAGTTGTTCATGGAGCAG GTTCTTTTGGGCATTTTCAAGCTAGTAAATCGGGCGTTCATAAAGGTGGGTTGTACCAACCCCTTGTCAAGGCTGGTTTTGTTGCCACACGCATCTCC GTTACAAAGCTCAATCTAGAAATTGTTAGAGCGTTAGCCAGAG AGGGTATCCCTTCCATTGGAATGTCTCCATTTTCATGTGGATGGTCGACCCGTGAAAGAAAT ATAGCTTCAGCTGATTTGTCTGCAGTGTCCAAGGCTATCGAATCTGGTTTAGTACCT GTTTTGCATGGAGATGCTGTGCTCGATGAGTTACTG GACTGTACCATATTGAGTGGAGATGTCATCATTAGTCACCTTGCAGCGCACTTGAAGCCTGACTTTGTTGTTTTTCTC ACTGATGTTTTTGGGGTTTATGACCGTCCACCGTCGGAACCAAATGCAGTACTCTTGAGAGAAATCG CTGTGGCTAAAGATGGGAGCTGGTCGATCGTGAGCCCAACACTTGAGAACATGAATAAGCAAG TTGAGACAGAAGCAGCAGCCCATGATACAACAGGCGGAATGCTGACCAAGATATCGGAAGCTGCCGCGATTGCAAAACTCGGAATCGATGTGTACATTGTGAAGGCAGCAACAACCCATGCTTTGAGGGCATTGAATGGAGAGTTGAAAGGCAGCATTCCAGATGACTGGCTTGGAACGGCAATCCGGTTTTCGAATGAATGA